The following is a genomic window from Deltaproteobacteria bacterium.
TGAATGGAAACGAACCAGGCTCGTGAGGTGGGGATCGTCCAGGTCGAGATGTCGAGGAGTCGCGTCGCATCCGGCGAGCTGGGCGCCCGCACGCAGGTGGACTGCCACCTCGGCGCTGCCGTGCGCTCCGCGGTGACCGACGCGGCGCGCGAGCTCGGGGTGAGCCTGCGCGACTTCACGCTGGCGGCGTTCGCGGCGCTGCTCCATCGGCACACGCAGCAGGCGCGCTTCTCCATCGCGGTGATGGCGCCCGCGGGCTCGACGGGTTGGTCGTGGGTGGCCGCGGAGATCGGCGAGCGAACGACGTTCCGCGAGCTGGTGGCGAAGATGGGCGCAGCGTCGGTGGGCGTGCCCGCGGAGCGACCTGGCTCGGTCGACCTGGGGCCGGGCCGCGGCGCCAGCTTCGAGCTCGCGGCGCCGGGTGAGCTCGAGCTCGACCCGCCGATTCGACCGCGGACCTCGCTGGCCCTCGCCATCCGCGACCACGGTGAGCGCGCTTCTCTCGAGCTGCGCTTCGACGCGGGGATCTTCGAGCGCGAGCGGATGCAGGAGCTGCTCGCGCAGTATGAGCTCTTGCTCGGCCAGGCGGCCCGCGCGCCCGAGGTGGAGCTCGCGCAGCACTCGCTCGTCACCGAGCGCGCCAAGGCCGTGCTGCCCCATCCCGCGCAGGAGCTCGCGCGGCCGCCGCACGCGCCCGTCACAGACGCGTTCCTCGCCTGCGTGGCGCGGTGGCCGGAGCGCGTGGCCATCTCCGAAGCATCGCGGTCGACGACCTACCGCGAGCTCGAGCGCGATTCGCGCGCCGTGGCCGCGCTCCTGGTGAAGCAAGGCGTGAAGAAGGGGGACGTGGTTGCGGTGACCGGCCCGCGCGGCAGCGCCATGGTGAGCGCGATGTTGGGCATTCTGCGCAGTGGCGCGGTGCTGCTCACGCTCGATCCCCGGCTGCCGCTCGAGCGCCGCAGGCTGATGCTCGAGCAGGCCGGAGCGCGCCGCCTCATCGCGCTCGGCAATCTGGACGTCGACGGTCTCACTGGCGCTGGCATCCAGGTGGTGCGCACTTCGCAGGATGCGAACACCGTCGTGCCCGAGCTTACCGCCACCGAGCTGCCGACGATCGATCCCGAGTCTCCCGCGTACGTGTTCTTCACCTCGGGGAGCACCGGCGTCCCCAAGGGCGTGCTGGGACGCCACGCGGGGCTCGCGCACTTCCTCGACTGGCAGCGGACGCGCTTCGAGCTCATGCCCGACGACCGCGCCTCGCAGCTGACCGCGCTCTCGTTCGACGTGGTGCTGCGCGACACGTTCCTGGCGCTCACCAGCGGCGGCACGCTCTGCATTCCGGATGAGGCGGACGTTCTCGAGCCGGCGAAGATCCTGGGCTGGCTGCAGGCGCAGCGCGCGACCGTGCTGCACGTGGTTCCCTCGCTCGCGCGGCTCTGGCTGGCGCACGCGCCGCCCGGGCTGACGCTCCCCGATCTTCGCCTGGTGTTCTTCGCCGGCGAGCCGTTGACCGATGTGACCGTGAGGCAATTCAGGAGTGTCTTCGGAACCCGCACGACCATTGTGAACTTGTATGGACCCACGGAGACCACGCTCGCCAAGTGCTTTCAGGTGGTGGGCGCGCGGACCGAGCCCGGGGTGCAGCCCGTGGGCCGGACGCTGCCCGAGACCCAGGCGCTGGTGCTCAACAAGCGGCGGGTGCAGTGCGGGATCGATGAGGCCGGCGAGATCGCCATCCGCACGCCGTTTCGAACGCTGGGTTACTTGAACGCGCCCGACGTGAACGCGCGGGTATTCATCAAGAATCCATATCGAAATGATGAAGCCGATCTTCTGTATTTGACAGGCGACGCTGGGCGATATCGCGCCGACGGCCTGCTGGAGATCCTCGGGCGGCTCGACGACCAGGTGAAGATCCGCGGCATTCGCGTGGAGCCGGGCGAAGTGGAGGCCGTGCTCGTGCAGCATCCGGGAGTTCGCGAAGCGGTCGTGGTCCCGCGGGACGACGGCGCGGGTGGAAAGGCGCTGGTGGCCTACGTCGTCCCGCGGGCGAGCGACGGCGTCGCTTCGCTTCGCGAGTTTCTCCGCGCGCGGTTGCCGGAGCAGCTCGTGCCCAGCCACTTCGTGACCCTGTCCGCGCTGCCGCTCAATGCGAATGGCAAGGTCGATCGAAAGGAGCTCCCGATGCCGAGCGGAAGCGAGCGCGCGCTCGAGACCACGCGGGTGGCCGCGCGCGACGCCGTCGAGGCGAAGTTGCTGAAGATGCTCGAGCAGCTGATGGAGACGAGCGGGGTGGGCCTGGATGACGACTTCTTTGAGCTCGGAGGTCACTCCTTTCTGGCGCTCGAGCTGGTGACCGAGATCGAGAAGGAGCTCGGCGCGCGGGTTCCGCTGGGCGCGCTGCTCACCCAGGGAACGCCGCGCGCGCTGGCGGAGCTCATTCGCAGCGCTCGAATCCCCGAGCCCGGCGTGCTGGCGACGCTGCAAGCGGGCGAGGAGGGGCGGACGCCGGTCTACTGGCTGCCTGGCGGCGGCGGGCTCTCCGTCATGGCCTTTCGGCGCGTGTCGCGAGCGCTCGGCGCGGATCAGCCCGTGTTCGGCCTCGAGGCAGACCCGGACCTGGAGCGCGCGCCACGGACGTTGGAAGGCATCGCCGCGAGCCACATCCGCTCCATTCAGCAGCGGCAGCCGCGTGGGCCGTACCACCTGTTCGGCTTTTCGCTGGGCTCGTTCACGGCGTACGAGATGGCGCTCCAGCTGCAGCGCATGGGCGAGGAGGTGGGGCTGCTCTGCGTCTTCGACATGGCGCCGGGGAACGTGCTCACCCACGCCGAGCGGCTGGTGGTGACCGCCCAGCGGGCGCGCCATCGGCTCTCGGGGCTCTCGCCGTTCGAGGTGCCGGCTCGCGTGGGAAAGATGGCGCGCAACTACGTGCTCGAGACGCGTGAGCGCAACCGGGTGATGGCCTTGAAGGCGGGCGCGTTCGGCGCGGTGGTCGATCAGAATCGACGCGCGGCGTACGAGTACGTGCGGCAGCCGCTGCGGCGCTTCGACGGCAAGGTCACCATCTTCCTCGCGCAGGACTCGTCGCTGACGGGCGTCTCGCCGAGGCTCGATCCTCGGCTCGGCTGGAGGCGATCCTGCAGCGAGATCGAGGTGCATCGCGTCCCGGGCGATCACCTGTCGATGCTCGACGCGCACGCCGAGTCGCTGGGGCTGGTGCTGCGCGGCGTGATCGATGCGGCCACGGCGATCCACCAGCGGGACACTGTTGAATTAAAAAGTAAGCATCCCCAGCCCGAGTGAGACGCGCGTCTCGGCAGCCGTCATCGACGTTCCGTCCGCGACGCCGCTGCGCACCAGCCGCTCCGCGAGCGCGGTCAGCTCCAGATTCGCCCAGGGCAGGAGCCAGCTCAGCCGCGCGCCGGCGCCGGAGAGCGAGTCGGAGAGCTGCGCGGACGGATGTCGGCCTGGCCAGACGTCGCGGCTCATGATCCCATTGAAGGCGTCGTAGTGCGCCGTCGCGGCGAGCGTTGCCGGTCCCAGTCGAGCCGCCAGGGTCGGCGCGAACGTCGGGCCGATTCCAAAGTAATAACCCCAGGCGCGCTGGGGCGTGGGCAGCGTGTCGTAGGGGACGGCGCTGGCGTCGCGATCGAGCACCAGCGAGCGGGTCCCGCCGAACGAGAGCGCCGCGTCGAGGCGCGCGCTGAGCACCAGCGGACCCATGAAGCTCCGCACCTCGCCGAAGACGCCGGGAATGTGCACGGCGGTGTACGTGTCCAGCGGCCGGCGGATCGCGTCACTCCAGTCGTGGAGTCGCACGGCGTAGCCCGGGCCTGCGCCGAGCAGCACGTCATGGCCGTGCAGGGCGCCGTCCAGTCCGACGCCGAGATCGCGGTGGTAGAGCGTCGCGAACCACGCGCGCGCGCCGAGCTGAAAGTCCTCGAGCCCCAAGCGACTCGACGCCGCCGAGAGTGAGAGCTCGGTCGCGCCCCCGTCGAGCTCGAGTCGCAGCTCGTGCCCGGGATGGCCGTACATCACGTCCCGAATGAGGCGCGTGTCGAGCGCGAGCTGCACGTCCGGCGACCAACCCGACGCGCCACGCGCCGCGCCGGTCGCGATGCGCTGGTGCACCTCGAGCTGACCGTCTGGCGGGCCGCGCTCGGGCTCGATGCCGTCGAGCGCGTCGTCGATCTTCTTCATGGGCGCGAGCACCCACGACAGCACCGTCGATGGAAGGCTCTGCGGCCCACGATCGAGCCGCGACGCGAGCTGGTACATGGTCTCCCCCAGCGCCGCGCCGGCGACCGGCGTCACGAGCTCGTCGTTGATCGAGAAGTTCTCGGGATACTCGGCGAGCTCCCAGAGCGTCGAGGCCGCGGTCACCCAGGCAAAGGCTTCGAACGCGCTCACGTGATTCGAGCGCGCGGTGCCGTAGTAGAGCGTGCCGCCGAGTGGGTGGAGGCCGAAGTTGGTGGCGAACGCGCTCACGTCGAAGGTCACGCCCTTGAGGCTGAGCTTGGTCCAGACGCTCACGTTGCCCGGTGGATCGGCGACGGGCGGCGGTGTGAACAGCATCAGCGACCAGTCGAGCGCGAGGAACGTGCCGATCTCCGCGGCGGCGCGCAGGCGCTTCGGCCGCGGCGTGGCGACGTACTGCGCCGGCGGATCGAGCGTGAGCGTGAGGTGCGTGGTGCTGTCGGCGTCGACGAGCGCCTCTTGTACGGCGCTGGGGACATCGGGCGTCGCGGTCAGCGCAGCAGCAAGTGCGAGGGCGAGCGCGCTCAAGGTCCAGGCTCCAATCGAGCGCGGAGCGTAGCGACGTGATGCTGCGACGAGAGAGCGTCGAGCGCCTGCTCGGCCGCTGGCTAATCGGTGAGGAAGTACATCACCGCAGCCAGTGCCGCGGTCCCCAGGCCGGCGATGGCCACGCCGCGTGCGTACTTCTGCTGCTTGTCACCCGTCGACGCGAAGTGCGACGCGTCGGTGGCGAGGTTGGCCTTCTGCGCGTTGTCGAAGCTGGAGTTGCTCGCGATCTTGAGCGCGCCCGCAGTCACGCCGAGCGCCGCGGCCACGCCCACCGTCGCCTCAGGCGCCCAACGTGGCACCGAGAAGTGGAAGCTCGTCTCCGCTTGCGCGCCGTCGTCGGGCGTCGCGGCGGGTTCCGGCTGCTCCGCTGGAGGAACATCGGCCGGCTTCTTCACCTCGGGCGGCGTGTTGCTCGCCACGGCGGGCTTGGCCTCGGGCTTGGGCTTCGGCTCCGGCTTCGGCTTCGGCGGCGGCGGGCGCGCGACTTGCGCGGCGCGGTCCAGGTCGGCCGCGATGTTGGCGAAGATGGGCGTGGCTGCCGGCGGCGCTTCATCCGGGAGTGGCGTGCCGCGATCAGCGAGCAGCGCCGCGCGGAACGAGGCCTTCGCCAGCTCCGCGTTGCCAATGTTGAGGAACGCCAGCCCCAGCCAGACCTCGGCCTTCGCCTTCGCGACCTTGTCCGCGTCGGGGATGGCCGCCACCGCCTTCTGGAAGAAGGGAATCGCCGCCTCGAAGTCGGCCTCCCGGTAGCGCTGGAGCCCCTGGGTGAGCGGGTCGGCCGGCGCCGCCGAAGCGGGCGCGGCGACCAGGCTCAGCGAGAGCAGCGCGGCGAGCATGCCCACACGTTATTGCGGCGGCGGGACGCTGTCACCGTCGCGGGTTCTCCACAGCCGCCGGCCGTTTTCTGGACGCGCTGTAGCACGCTGTTAGCCTGTTCCTGCATGACTCGCTCGACGCAGTTGCTCGCAGGTGCCGCGCTCGCCGCGCTGCTCCTGGCTGGGCTCTCGGCGTCGGACGCCCACGGCTTGCGGCTGCAGCGCAAGCTCAAGCAGGAGTCGCGCGTACGCGCCGAGAAGAACCAGCAGCTCGCCGAGGAGAACGAGCGCCTCAAGCGCGAGATCTCCGCGCTGAACGGCGACACGCGCGCGGTCGAACGCGCGGCGCGCGAGGAGCTGGGGTTGGTGAAGAGCGGGGAAGTGGTCTTCACGTTCTGATTTCGCGGAGGGGCGCACGTCATGACCAGGCTCACGCGCCAAACCCGCAAGCGCTCTCTGTCCATGCGGCTCACCGCGACGATCGATCGCCGAATGCGTCCGCTCGCGCGCCTGCTGCCCGCGCTCGGTGCGGCCACGATGCTCTTCTGTCTGGCGCGCGGTCGCTTCGCCTCGCTGGGCACGCTCGACTGGACCGAGCTCGGCGTGACCTGGATGTTGCTCGCGGGGATCGGTGCTGCCGGCTGGCGCCGCTTCCGCATCGCCTTCCGCGGCGCCCCGCGCATGATGCGCGACGACGTGGAGCTCGGCGCGGTGCTGCTCGCCGCGGCCTACGCCGTGGTTCGCGTGGGCGGCGCGCCGCTCTATCCGCTCGTCTTCCTGGTGATGGCCTCGCTGGTGGCGTTCCTGCCGCGCGCGGCCGGCGCGGTGCTGCTCGGCGTGGCGCTCGCCTTCGACGCGGCGGTGCAGCTGCTCGCGGTTCCGCCGCACGCGATGGAGTTCGGCTCGCACGCCGCGTTCCTGGCGCTCTTCGCGGGCCTGTACCACGCGGTGCTCGCCGCGCAGATGGCTGCCGCGCGCGCCGCAGAGGCCAGCGCCGTCAAGCGTCGGCTCGCGGAGGTCGAAGAGCGCGCCCGCGCGTACCGCCTCGTCAACGCAGGCGGTTCCGAGACCACCGGTGGCGACGTCGAGGAGCGCGAGAAGTGGATGCTCGCGTCGGTGAAGGAAGTGGAAGGCGCCGTGTCGAGCGCGCTGGAGATCGCCGAGCTGGCGCTGCACACGCACACCTGCGCGGTGTTCCTGCTCTCGCTGAACGAGCGCGAGCTCAAGCTGCACGACTGCCGCTCGCAGTCCGAGCTGGTGAAGCGCGACGCGCTCAATGCTGGTGAGGGCCTGCTCGCGAGCGTCATCAAGCGCGGCGCGCCGGTGCGGCTCTGCGGAAACCTCAAGGGCGTGAGCTACTACGAGGGCGATCTGCACATCCAGAGCGTGCTGGCAGTGCCGCTGCTGGAGGCCGCGACCGACGGCGGCGGCCCGCGCGTGCGCGGCGTGCTCGTGGCCGATCGCCGCAACGCCGAGCCGTTCACCGATGCCGACGAGCAGATCCTGAACGCGGTGGCCGGCGAGGTGCTCCGCGCCATCGAGGTCGAGCGGGTGATGGGCTACATCAAGAAGACCCGCGACGAGAAGGATCGCTTCTACAAGGCCATCGAGGAGCTGAACCGCGTCACCAAGCCGGGCGAGGTCTTCGCCACCGCGAACGAGCTGGCGCGCTCGCTCTGCCGGCTGGACTTCGTGGCCTTCACGCTCGTGGAAGAGCAGGGCGGCAAGCGGCGCCACAAGGTGATGAGCGTCTCCGGCGTGACCGCGGCGCACGCGCTCTCGAACTACGTCTTCCCCGACAACAACGGGCTCGTGGCCAACGTCGTTCGCTACGGCGCCCCGCTGCCTGGCCGCGACGTGCGCTCGATGGACGCCACCGTCATCTTCGACGACGACGCCGCGGTGAAGGGCCTCGCGGGCTTGAAGATCTTCCCGCTGCGCGCGGGCGACAAGATCCTCGGCACGCTGGTGGCCGGCTCGCGTCGGCGCGGCGTGCTCGATGAAGAGGCGATGCGCGTCCTCGAGGTGCTCGCCATTCAAGCCGCCCAGAGCGTGCTGCGCGCGCAGCTCTTCGAGCAGATGGAGAAGATGGCCACCACGGACGGCCTCACCGGGCTCACCAACCACCGCACCTTCCAGAGCAAGCTCGACGAGCAGCTCGGCGTGGCCCGGCGCTACGGCCGCAAGCTCTCGTTCATCCTCACCGACATCGATCACTTCAAGAGCGTGAACGACACCTACGGCCACCCCGTGGGCGACCAGGTGCTCAAGGGCGTGGCGCGGATCCTCCAGGAGACCGCGCGCGACACCGACGTGGTGGCGCGCTACGGCGGCGAAGAGTTCGCGCTGGTGATGCCCGAGACAGACGCCGCCGGCGCCAAGGTCATCGCCGAGCGCATCCGCGAGCGCGTGAAGGCCACCGTCTTCCAGACCGAGCTCGGCCCGCTCAAGGTCACCATGTCGCTGGGGATCAGCACCTGCCCCGACGTGAGCGACAAGAAGGAAGTGCTGATCGAGAAGAGCGATCAGTGCCTCTACTTCGCCAAGCACCACGGACGTAACCGTTCGGTTACAGTCGCGGAAATGGAAGCCGGCAATCGCATGCGCGCGGCGGCTGCGGGTTAGGTAGGATGGAGCTTCCTCTCGGAGGCTCCATGCGCCACCTGCTCGTCGCTGCGTCTGTCGCTGCGCTCGCGTTGCTCGGCTGCTCCAGCTCCACCTCGGGAAGCTCCGGCTCGACCGGCTCCACGGGCAGCACCAGCCACACCACGAGTGCCGGAAGCACCAGCGCGGGCACCACGAGCGCCGGCAGCACCAGCACCGGCACCACGAGCGCCGGGACGTCGACAGGCGCCAGCGCGACGTCGACGACCGGCACGACGGGCACCGGCACCACCAGCACCGGCACGACGAGCGCAGGCACCACGGGCAACACGCTCTTCCCCTCGGACGCGCCCTGGTACCAGGACGTGAGCGCGCTCCAGAAGGACGCGCAGAGCGACGCCATCATCACCGACCTCTCCAACAACGGCGGCTGGGGCAACGGCAACGTCTTCCAGATCGACTTCTCCATCACGCTGCAGCACGCCGACGCGAACACCGAGTTCGTGCCGTGGACGCCCACCGGCGACTGGTACTCGCCCGACTGCGACCAGCAGGACATGCCGCTGCCCACGGGCGGCGCCGTCGAGGGCGAGGACGCGTATGCCTGCACGCAGGGCGGCGACTGCCACCTGCTGGTCATCGACGACGTGCACCAGAAGCTCTACGAGAACTGGGAGTGGAACCAGACCGGCACCAACACCTACGAGAGCGGCTGCCAGGCGGTGTGGGATCTCACCCAGCACTACCCGGACAACCTGCGCGGCGATGGATGTACGTCGGCCGACGCGGCGGGCTTCCCCATCGCCGCGCTGCTCTTCACCGCCGACGAGGTCGCGGCCGGCCACATCGATCACGCCATCCGCTTCATCCTGCCGAACGACCGCATCCGCCACGGCTCGTACGTGCACCCCTCCACGCACAGCACCAACCCCACCGCGGGCGGGCCCAACGCGCCACCGTATGGCGTGCACCTGCGCCTGCGCCAGGACTTCGACGTGAGCGGGCTCTCGCCCGGCGCGCAGGTCGTCGCGAACGCGCTGAAGAAGTACGGCATGTTCCTCTCCGACGGTGGCCAGATCGCGCTCACCGCCGCGGACGATCGCTTCACCACCGCGAAGTGGAGCGGCCTGCTCGACGCGCACGATCTCTCGAGCATCCAGGTCACCGACTTCGAGGTGGTGAACCTGGGCACGCCCGTTCCGCTGAACGACTGCGTCCGGAATCCTTGAGATATATCTAGAGCGCCTCGAGCTCGGCGAAGAGCGCGGCCCACTCGAAGGCGCGCACGCGCTGGGCGAGCACGTCGTTGAGCGCGCGCTCGATGGGCGCGCGGATGCCGAGCTCGTCGAGCAGCGCGCCCAGCTTCACCTTGTCGTTCGGCGCCAGCGCGAGGGAGAGCTCGCGCTCCAGCTCCGCGCGCGCCTGCGGCCACTCCGCGAACTCGCGCGTGGCCCTACGCAGCTCGGCGAGGAGCGTCTCGGGATTCGCCTTGCGCAGTTCGACCACCAGCTCCTGCGCGGGAACCTCGAGCAGCCCTTCGGCGATCGTCGCGCGCAGCTCCGCCTGCTCCGCTGCGTGCTTGGGATCGGTCACCAGATCCACCATGCGTCCGAGGACCTTGGAGAGCGCGCTGTCCGCGAACTCGGCCGCGCGCTTCTCCACCTGCTTCTCCAGCTCGCCGCCCACGGCGCCCAGCACGCCCGCGCCCACCGCGCCCGCGAGCGAGCCAAGCGCGCCAAGTCCT
Proteins encoded in this region:
- a CDS encoding amino acid adenylation domain-containing protein; the encoded protein is METNQAREVGIVQVEMSRSRVASGELGARTQVDCHLGAAVRSAVTDAARELGVSLRDFTLAAFAALLHRHTQQARFSIAVMAPAGSTGWSWVAAEIGERTTFRELVAKMGAASVGVPAERPGSVDLGPGRGASFELAAPGELELDPPIRPRTSLALAIRDHGERASLELRFDAGIFERERMQELLAQYELLLGQAARAPEVELAQHSLVTERAKAVLPHPAQELARPPHAPVTDAFLACVARWPERVAISEASRSTTYRELERDSRAVAALLVKQGVKKGDVVAVTGPRGSAMVSAMLGILRSGAVLLTLDPRLPLERRRLMLEQAGARRLIALGNLDVDGLTGAGIQVVRTSQDANTVVPELTATELPTIDPESPAYVFFTSGSTGVPKGVLGRHAGLAHFLDWQRTRFELMPDDRASQLTALSFDVVLRDTFLALTSGGTLCIPDEADVLEPAKILGWLQAQRATVLHVVPSLARLWLAHAPPGLTLPDLRLVFFAGEPLTDVTVRQFRSVFGTRTTIVNLYGPTETTLAKCFQVVGARTEPGVQPVGRTLPETQALVLNKRRVQCGIDEAGEIAIRTPFRTLGYLNAPDVNARVFIKNPYRNDEADLLYLTGDAGRYRADGLLEILGRLDDQVKIRGIRVEPGEVEAVLVQHPGVREAVVVPRDDGAGGKALVAYVVPRASDGVASLREFLRARLPEQLVPSHFVTLSALPLNANGKVDRKELPMPSGSERALETTRVAARDAVEAKLLKMLEQLMETSGVGLDDDFFELGGHSFLALELVTEIEKELGARVPLGALLTQGTPRALAELIRSARIPEPGVLATLQAGEEGRTPVYWLPGGGGLSVMAFRRVSRALGADQPVFGLEADPDLERAPRTLEGIAASHIRSIQQRQPRGPYHLFGFSLGSFTAYEMALQLQRMGEEVGLLCVFDMAPGNVLTHAERLVVTAQRARHRLSGLSPFEVPARVGKMARNYVLETRERNRVMALKAGAFGAVVDQNRRAAYEYVRQPLRRFDGKVTIFLAQDSSLTGVSPRLDPRLGWRRSCSEIEVHRVPGDHLSMLDAHAESLGLVLRGVIDAATAIHQRDTVELKSKHPQPE
- a CDS encoding DUF3943 domain-containing protein, with the protein product MSALALALAAALTATPDVPSAVQEALVDADSTTHLTLTLDPPAQYVATPRPKRLRAAAEIGTFLALDWSLMLFTPPPVADPPGNVSVWTKLSLKGVTFDVSAFATNFGLHPLGGTLYYGTARSNHVSAFEAFAWVTAASTLWELAEYPENFSINDELVTPVAGAALGETMYQLASRLDRGPQSLPSTVLSWVLAPMKKIDDALDGIEPERGPPDGQLEVHQRIATGAARGASGWSPDVQLALDTRLIRDVMYGHPGHELRLELDGGATELSLSAASSRLGLEDFQLGARAWFATLYHRDLGVGLDGALHGHDVLLGAGPGYAVRLHDWSDAIRRPLDTYTAVHIPGVFGEVRSFMGPLVLSARLDAALSFGGTRSLVLDRDASAVPYDTLPTPQRAWGYYFGIGPTFAPTLAARLGPATLAATAHYDAFNGIMSRDVWPGRHPSAQLSDSLSGAGARLSWLLPWANLELTALAERLVRSGVADGTSMTAAETRVSLGLGMLTF
- a CDS encoding septum formation initiator family protein, with translation MTRSTQLLAGAALAALLLAGLSASDAHGLRLQRKLKQESRVRAEKNQQLAEENERLKREISALNGDTRAVERAAREELGLVKSGEVVFTF
- a CDS encoding sensor domain-containing diguanylate cyclase; its protein translation is MRLTATIDRRMRPLARLLPALGAATMLFCLARGRFASLGTLDWTELGVTWMLLAGIGAAGWRRFRIAFRGAPRMMRDDVELGAVLLAAAYAVVRVGGAPLYPLVFLVMASLVAFLPRAAGAVLLGVALAFDAAVQLLAVPPHAMEFGSHAAFLALFAGLYHAVLAAQMAAARAAEASAVKRRLAEVEERARAYRLVNAGGSETTGGDVEEREKWMLASVKEVEGAVSSALEIAELALHTHTCAVFLLSLNERELKLHDCRSQSELVKRDALNAGEGLLASVIKRGAPVRLCGNLKGVSYYEGDLHIQSVLAVPLLEAATDGGGPRVRGVLVADRRNAEPFTDADEQILNAVAGEVLRAIEVERVMGYIKKTRDEKDRFYKAIEELNRVTKPGEVFATANELARSLCRLDFVAFTLVEEQGGKRRHKVMSVSGVTAAHALSNYVFPDNNGLVANVVRYGAPLPGRDVRSMDATVIFDDDAAVKGLAGLKIFPLRAGDKILGTLVAGSRRRGVLDEEAMRVLEVLAIQAAQSVLRAQLFEQMEKMATTDGLTGLTNHRTFQSKLDEQLGVARRYGRKLSFILTDIDHFKSVNDTYGHPVGDQVLKGVARILQETARDTDVVARYGGEEFALVMPETDAAGAKVIAERIRERVKATVFQTELGPLKVTMSLGISTCPDVSDKKEVLIEKSDQCLYFAKHHGRNRSVTVAEMEAGNRMRAAAAG